From the genome of Metarhizium brunneum chromosome 4, complete sequence, one region includes:
- the ndufb7 gene encoding NADH dehydrogenase [ubiquinone] 1 beta subcomplex subunit 7: MASDAATETRAATREEMRDARLPLAYRDSCAHLLIPLNKCRKETWYAPWKCSDERHSYEKCQYVEFKKRVAKMDELRETKGGERTN; encoded by the exons CAGCCACAGAGACGCGGG CCGCCACCCGCGAGGAGATGCGAGATGCCCGACTCCCACTAGCCTACAGAGACAGCTGCGCTCATCTCCTAATCCCGCTGAACAAGTGCCGAAAAGAGACATGGTATGCGCCATGGAAGTGCTCT GACGAGAGGCATAGCTACGAAAAGTGCCAGTACGTCGAGTTCAAGAAGCGAGTGGCCAAGATGGACGAGCTGCGGGAGACGAAAGGCGGCGAGCGAACAAACTAA